From Strigops habroptila isolate Jane chromosome 1, bStrHab1.2.pri, whole genome shotgun sequence, a single genomic window includes:
- the CTNNB1 gene encoding catenin beta-1, protein MATQADLMELDMAMEPDRKAAVSHWQQQSYLDSGIHSGATTTAPSLSGKGNPEEEDVDTTQVLYEWEQGFSQSFTPEQVADIDGQYAMTRAQRVRAAMFPETLDEGMQIPSTQFDAAHPTNVQRLAEPSQMLKHAVVNLINYQDDAELATRAIPELTKLLNDEDQVVVNKAAVMVHQLSKKEASRHAIMRSPQMVSAIVRTMQNTNDVETARCTAGTLHNLSHHREGLLAIFKSGGIPALVKMLGSPVDSVLFYAITTLHNLLLHQEGAKMAVRLAGGLQKMVALLNKTNVKFLAITTDCLQILAYGNQESKLIILASGGPQALVNIMRTYTYEKLLWTTSRVLKVLSVCSSNKPAIVEAGGMQALGLHLTDPSQRLVQNCLWTLRNLSDAATKQEGMEGLLGTLVQLLGSDDINVVTCAAGILSNLTCNNYKNKMMVCQVGGIEALVRTVLRAGDREDITEPAICALRHLTSRHQEAEMAQNAVRLHYGLPVVVKLLHPPSHWPLIKATVGLIRNLALCPANHAPLREQGAIPRLVQLLVRAHQDTQRRTSMGGTQQQFVEGVRMEEIVEGCTGALHILARDVHNRIVIRGLNTIPLFVQLLYSPIENIQRVAAGVLCELAQDKEAAEAIEAEGATAPLTELLHSRNEGVATYAAAVLFRMSEDKPQDYKKRLSVELTSSLFRTEPMAWNETADLGLDIGAQGEPLGYRPDDPSYRSFHSGGYGQDALGMDPMMEHEMGGHHPGADYPVDGLPDLGHAQDLMDGLPPGDSNQLAWFDTDL, encoded by the exons ATGGCAACCCAAG CTGACTTGATGGAGTTGGATATGGCAATGGAGccagacagaaaagcagcagtcagTCATTGGCAGCAACAATCGTATCTGGACTCTGGTATCCATTCTGGTGCCACAACAACTGCTCCCTCCTTGAGTGGCAAGGGAAATCCTGAAGAGGAAGATGTGGACACGACACAAGTGCTGTACGAGTGGGAGCAAGGATTCTCTCAGTCCTTTACCCCAGAGCAAGTTGCTG ATATTGATGGCCAGTATGCAATGACTAGAGCTCAGAGAGTGCGTGCAGCTATGTTCCCTGAAACATTGGATGAAGGAATGCAAATCCCATCCACGCAGTTTGATGCTGCTCATCCAACTAATGTGCAGCGCCTGGCTGAGCCATCCCAGATGTTAAAACATGCTGTTGTTAATTTGATAAACTACCAAGATGATGCTGAACTTGCAACTCGTGCGATCCCAGAACTGACCAAACTGTTGAATGATGAGGACCAG GTGGTGGTGAACAAGGCTGCAGTTATGGTTCATCAGTTATCCAAAAAGGAAGCATCTCGCCATGCTATTATGAGATCTCCTCAAATGGTATCTGCTATCGTACGTACCATGCAAAACACAAACGATGTGGAAACAGCTCGTTGTACTGCGGGTACACTACACAACCTCTCACATCATCGTGAAGGCTTGTTGGCAATCTTCAAATCAGGAGGCATCCCTGCTTTGGTTAAAATGCTTGG GTCCCCAGTAGACTCGGTGCTGTTCTATGCCATTACAACCCTTCACAATCTCCTGTTGCATCAGGAAGGAGCCAAAATGGCTGTTCGCCTGGCTGGTGGGCTGCAGAAAATGGTTGCCTTGCTCAACAAGACAAATGTCAAGTTCTTGGCCATCACAACGGACTGCCTTCAGATCTTAGCGTACGGCAATCAAGAAAGTAAG cTGATTATTCTGGCAAGTGGTGGACCCCAGGCACTAGTAAACATAATGAGGACCTATACTTACGAGAAGCTATTGTGGACCACTAGTAGGGTGCTGAAAGTGTTGTCAGTTTGCTCCAGCAACAAACCTGCTATTGTTGAGGCTG GTGGGATGCAGGCTTTGGGACTCCACCTCACAGATCCAAGCCAGCGCCTTGTCCAGAACTGTCTCTGGACTCTGAGAAATCTGTCAGATGCTGCAACAAAGCAG GAGGGCATGGAAGGCCTTCTAGGAACTCTTGTTCAGCTTTTAGGATCAGATGATATTAATGTTGTGACTTGTGCTGCTGGCATCCTTTCTAACCTTACCTGCAACAATTACAAGAACAAGATGATGGTTTGCCAGGTTGGTGGCATTGAGGCTCTTGTGCGCACGGTTCTTCGGGCTGGAGACAGGGAAGACATCACAGAACCTGCTATTTGTGCGCTCCGTCACCTCACTAGCAGACATCAAGAAGCTGAGATGGCTCAAAACGCAGTGCGTCTCCATTACGGGCTCCCAGTGGTGGTTAAACTGTTGCACCCACCGTCACACTGGCCTTTGATCAAG GCTACTGTTGGTTTGATCCGCAATCTGGCGCTCTGTCCTGCAAACCATGCCCCGCTGCGTGAACAAGGTGCTATTCCAAGGCTAGTTCAGCTGCTGGTTAGAGCACATCAAGATACCCAGCGACGTACTTCTATGGGTGGAACACAACAGCAGTTCGTG GAGGGTGTGCGTATGGAAGAAATTGTTGAGGGCTGCACTGGAGCCCTGCATATTCTTGCACGTGATGTTCATAATCGAATCGTAATCAGGGGCCTAAATACCATTCCACTATTTGTGCAG TTGTTGTACTCTCCCATTGAGAATATCCAGAGAGTAGCTGCCGGTGTACTCTGTGAACTGGCTCAAGACAAGGAAGCAGCTGAAGCAATCGAAGCTGAAGGTGCAACTGCCCCTTTAACAGAACTGCTTCATTCTAGGAATGAGGGTGTTG CAACATAcgcagctgcagtgctgttcaGAATGTCTGAGGACAAACCGCAAGACTATAAGAAGAGACTTTCAGTTGAATTGACAAGCTCTCTGTTCAGGACTGAGCCAATGGCTTGGAATGAG ACGGCAGATCTTGGACTAGATATTGGTGCCCAGGGAGAACCTCTTGGATACCGCCCAGATG ATCCTAGCTACCGTTCTTTCCACTCGGGCGGATACGGTCAGGATGCCTTGGGTATGGACCCTATGATGGAACATGAAATGGGTGGCCACCACCCTGGTGCTGACTACCCAGTTGATGGTCTGCCAGATCTTGGCCATGCCCAGGACCTTATGGATGGGCTGCCTCCAGGTGACAGTAATCAGTTGGCCTGGTTCGATACTGACCTGTAA